A window of Ruminococcus champanellensis 18P13 = JCM 17042 contains these coding sequences:
- a CDS encoding cohesin domain-containing protein has product MKAKKLIASLLAMSMTAAAVGLAVQAADTVTISVGNDTVAAGETFSVDVSLSGIPATGACAVDFAVEFDSSLVTISDVKTGALCDTGAASAEGNINADLADTTFDWNVADDLVCLTWTTGLLDSSYWLKDGGVFVTITGTVNADAAAGSKAAFNIVPVDREVLPGSGTKNQEILVGYVDDSLVDHNYTTATKTGYVTVAGETGDTLYGDVNCDGEVTISDVVMLSRYVAQDTELNPVPSAQGLKNADCESNGNIDAGDITAIARYLAHLIEASQLGPQA; this is encoded by the coding sequence ATGAAGGCGAAAAAACTGATCGCAAGCTTGCTGGCGATGTCCATGACTGCGGCAGCCGTTGGTCTTGCAGTACAGGCAGCAGACACCGTTACGATTTCAGTTGGTAACGATACGGTCGCTGCCGGTGAGACCTTTTCGGTTGACGTCAGCTTAAGCGGCATTCCGGCAACAGGCGCATGCGCCGTTGATTTTGCTGTTGAATTCGATTCTTCATTGGTAACGATCAGCGACGTGAAGACAGGCGCACTGTGCGACACGGGGGCTGCATCCGCCGAGGGGAATATCAACGCAGATCTGGCGGACACCACATTCGACTGGAATGTTGCAGATGATCTGGTTTGTCTGACATGGACCACCGGTCTGCTGGATTCCAGCTACTGGCTCAAGGACGGCGGCGTGTTTGTGACCATCACCGGTACGGTGAACGCAGACGCAGCAGCAGGCTCCAAGGCAGCATTCAACATCGTTCCGGTTGACCGTGAGGTTTTGCCGGGCAGCGGCACCAAGAATCAGGAGATTCTGGTGGGATATGTAGACGACAGCTTGGTGGATCACAACTATACAACAGCTACCAAGACCGGCTATGTAACTGTAGCAGGCGAAACAGGTGACACTCTGTATGGTGACGTAAACTGTGATGGGGAAGTAACCATTTCGGACGTTGTTATGCTGTCCCGTTATGTAGCACAGGACACGGAGCTGAACCCGGTTCCCAGTGCACAGGGTCTGAAGAATGCTGACTGTGAGAGCAACGGCAACATTGACGCTGGCGACATCACCGCCATCGCGCGCTACCTGGCTCACCTGATCGAAGCTAGTCAGCTTGGTCCGCAGGCTTAA
- a CDS encoding CapA family protein, whose product MRIKKGKLAALLCAVLLLPGCSFQSINNSGSGLLSQSSPSDSPQSSAEESREEPTTEPENRKVRVVAVGDNLVQTGVLRAAQSYSTDGTYDFGPCYENVKPYIQAGDVSIINQETLIANDEFPITGSNFNFNSPTQLGQAILDAGFNVITMSNNHMLDKGIDGLIATMNYWDNMRAKNDITVVGAYRDQEDMENIRIREVNGVKMAFVAFTEHTNGIPMPKNTDVKIILTSDTETMKSQIKAADAIADVVVVSVHWGIEDSFVVSDQCRELAQDFVDWGADVILGSHTHTAETMEYLTRQDGTQGFVFYSLGNFISAQTDSFNMLGEMADFDIIVDGQTGEVLISDVKVIPVITHYDDGKLRNLRLYPYSMYTEELANSHGLPVAPLGTAKKFNMDVLNKYIQDNIPVEFQKLD is encoded by the coding sequence ATGCGTATCAAAAAGGGTAAGCTGGCGGCACTGCTGTGCGCAGTGCTGCTTTTGCCGGGCTGTTCGTTCCAGTCCATCAACAACAGCGGTTCGGGGCTGCTTTCCCAGAGCAGTCCGTCAGATTCTCCCCAGAGCAGTGCTGAAGAAAGCCGGGAGGAGCCTACCACAGAGCCGGAGAATCGGAAGGTTCGAGTGGTGGCAGTAGGGGACAACCTGGTGCAGACCGGGGTGCTGCGGGCTGCCCAGTCCTATTCCACGGACGGTACCTATGACTTCGGCCCCTGCTACGAAAACGTGAAGCCCTACATCCAGGCAGGGGATGTATCCATCATCAACCAGGAGACGCTTATTGCCAACGATGAGTTCCCCATTACCGGCTCCAATTTTAATTTCAATTCTCCCACACAGCTGGGACAGGCGATTCTGGACGCTGGCTTCAACGTGATCACCATGAGCAACAACCATATGCTGGATAAGGGCATAGACGGGCTGATCGCCACCATGAACTACTGGGACAACATGCGGGCGAAGAATGACATTACCGTGGTGGGCGCCTACCGGGATCAGGAGGATATGGAAAATATCCGGATCCGGGAGGTCAACGGGGTGAAGATGGCGTTTGTGGCGTTTACGGAGCACACAAACGGTATCCCCATGCCAAAGAATACGGACGTGAAGATCATCCTCACCTCGGACACGGAAACCATGAAGTCCCAGATCAAAGCGGCGGACGCCATTGCAGACGTGGTGGTGGTATCCGTACACTGGGGCATTGAGGATTCCTTCGTGGTGTCCGATCAGTGCCGGGAGCTGGCGCAGGATTTTGTGGACTGGGGCGCAGACGTGATCCTGGGCAGCCACACCCACACAGCGGAGACCATGGAATACCTGACCCGGCAGGACGGCACCCAGGGCTTTGTGTTTTACTCTCTGGGCAACTTCATTTCCGCCCAGACTGACAGCTTCAATATGCTGGGAGAAATGGCGGACTTTGATATCATTGTGGATGGTCAGACCGGCGAGGTGCTGATCTCCGACGTAAAGGTGATTCCGGTGATCACCCATTACGATGACGGGAAGCTGCGGAACCTACGCCTGTATCCCTATAGTATGTATACCGAGGAGTTGGCAAACAGTCACGGACTGCCGGTGGCGCCTCTGGGTACAGCGAAGAAGTTCAATATGGACGTGCTGAACAAGTACATCCAAGACAATATTCCGGTGGAATTTCAGAAGCTGGACTGA
- a CDS encoding cohesin domain-containing protein, which translates to MKKRIISALTSLAMSASFIIGTLPATVQTLQAAAADITYTIADVEGEAGADVDVPITIKGDTGTAGMVLELSADSRLKLKRRLNGNAYEGAPTWNASTFTFVWNAGDGRNLVAADGAVLTTLRFTVPADAQPGDTYPISFRGSESKVIDQDGNAHNVTYVDGSITIPGGATTTTAAATTAAPTTTTKAAAATTTQKVVSA; encoded by the coding sequence ATGAAGAAAAGAATTATTTCGGCTTTGACATCACTCGCAATGAGCGCAAGCTTTATTATCGGCACATTGCCTGCAACGGTTCAGACCTTGCAGGCAGCTGCCGCCGATATTACTTACACCATTGCAGATGTTGAGGGCGAAGCTGGTGCGGATGTTGATGTTCCGATCACCATCAAGGGCGATACTGGTACTGCCGGCATGGTTCTTGAGTTGAGTGCGGACTCCAGACTGAAGCTCAAGCGGCGTTTGAACGGTAACGCATATGAAGGTGCTCCTACCTGGAATGCAAGTACGTTCACGTTTGTTTGGAATGCTGGCGACGGTCGTAATCTGGTAGCGGCAGATGGTGCAGTTCTGACCACTCTGCGGTTTACCGTTCCGGCGGATGCACAGCCCGGCGATACCTATCCTATTTCCTTCCGAGGAAGCGAGTCCAAGGTCATTGACCAGGACGGCAATGCGCATAATGTTACCTATGTAGATGGTTCCATCACTATTCCCGGTGGGGCAACTACTACAACGGCTGCTGCCACTACCGCAGCTCCCACAACCACAACCAAGGCGGCTGCAGCTACTACCACTCAGAAGGTAGTTTCAGCA
- a CDS encoding dockerin type I repeat-containing protein, which translates to IVIPGTATTTKAPATTTSEAPATTTSTQTTTTAPVGTVLYGDTNVDGRVSIADAVLLNKYLAGKAEMTEQGKINADCDKHSTELNLDDTTMILKFLAQLIEQSDLGAEVA; encoded by the coding sequence GATCGTAATCCCCGGCACAGCAACCACCACAAAGGCACCTGCAACTACTACCAGTGAGGCTCCCGCAACTACCACTTCTACTCAGACCACTACCACCGCTCCGGTTGGCACGGTTCTGTACGGTGATACCAATGTTGACGGCAGAGTATCCATCGCTGACGCTGTTCTGCTGAACAAGTACCTGGCAGGCAAGGCAGAGATGACCGAACAGGGTAAGATCAATGCTGACTGCGATAAGCACAGCACTGAGCTGAACCTGGATGATACCACTATGATTCTGAAGTTCCTGGCTCAGCTGATCGAGCAGTCTGATCTGGGCGCTGAGGTAGCTTAA